A genomic region of Brevibacillus sp. JNUCC-41 contains the following coding sequences:
- a CDS encoding YitT family protein has protein sequence MGIGINGFLVPHHLIDGGVIGIALILHYFFGFQTGLSMLILSIPIFLYAWYYERFFFYSSVHGLLLTSLFMDWLNPLKKVFSMSILTSSLIGGAIIGMGIGLMLRYETSSGGTDMLAKIISKSTSMDIALAIIVIDTLIISAAAFTLGIEIFLFSCVTIVIIGLVTSLMKVRK, from the coding sequence GTGGGTATAGGAATCAATGGCTTTTTAGTTCCGCACCATTTAATAGATGGCGGCGTTATCGGGATTGCACTCATCCTTCATTATTTCTTTGGGTTTCAAACAGGGCTATCCATGTTGATCCTCAGTATTCCCATATTTTTATATGCCTGGTACTATGAACGGTTTTTTTTCTATAGCAGTGTTCACGGATTGCTTCTGACATCCCTTTTTATGGATTGGCTTAATCCATTGAAAAAAGTCTTTTCCATGTCGATACTAACAAGTTCTTTGATTGGCGGTGCCATCATAGGGATGGGGATAGGTCTCATGCTTCGATATGAGACAAGCAGCGGGGGAACGGATATGTTAGCCAAAATTATCTCGAAGTCTACTTCCATGGATATTGCATTGGCGATTATCGTCATAGATACACTAATCATTTCAGCTGCAGCATTCACCTTAGGTATCGAAATTTTTCTTTTTTCATGTGTGACGATCGTCATCATTGGACTGGTCACTTCGCTTATGAAAGTGAGGAAATGA
- a CDS encoding DUF421 domain-containing protein: MPDWIEIVLRSLFFLIVLFVITKVLGKKQLSQLSFFEYVTGITIGNVGAELATKVEGNVIHGVLSILVFAIAPFIAGSISLKSKTFRDLVEGKASVFIKDGKVMEDNLKKEKYTIDELLALLRKKDVFDVSEVEFALLEANGDFSVMLKKQNLPITPKDLNLSVAAVKEPQTIIMDGNILDEPLSTIGLNRNWLHTELDKLGVILDNVFLGQANSNGELTVDLFDDKLKVPSPQEKPLLLATLKKCQADLELFALGTESKEAKEMFNKNSEKLQRAIDEVAYILRN, translated from the coding sequence ATGCCGGATTGGATAGAAATTGTTTTACGTTCATTATTCTTTTTAATTGTTCTTTTTGTGATCACAAAAGTGCTAGGAAAAAAACAATTGTCCCAGCTCTCCTTTTTTGAATATGTAACGGGTATAACCATTGGTAATGTTGGGGCAGAATTAGCTACGAAAGTTGAGGGCAATGTTATACATGGTGTACTGTCCATTCTTGTTTTTGCCATAGCACCCTTCATTGCGGGATCAATATCCCTAAAAAGTAAAACATTCCGTGATCTTGTGGAAGGAAAGGCATCGGTTTTCATCAAAGATGGAAAAGTCATGGAAGATAATTTAAAAAAAGAGAAATACACCATCGATGAATTATTGGCATTGCTCCGGAAAAAAGATGTCTTCGATGTTTCTGAAGTTGAGTTTGCCTTATTGGAAGCCAACGGGGATTTTTCCGTAATGTTAAAGAAGCAAAATCTACCTATAACACCTAAGGACCTTAACCTGTCAGTGGCTGCAGTAAAGGAGCCACAAACCATCATTATGGATGGCAACATACTTGATGAACCGCTTTCCACGATTGGACTGAACCGAAATTGGCTTCATACTGAACTGGATAAGTTGGGTGTAATCCTTGATAATGTGTTTCTTGGTCAAGCTAATTCCAACGGGGAATTAACCGTGGACCTTTTTGATGATAAACTTAAAGTTCCTTCTCCCCAAGAAAAACCTCTTTTGCTCGCGACCTTGAAAAAATGCCAAGCGGACTTAGAGTTGTTTGCACTTGGAACTGAATCAAAGGAAGCTAAAGAGATGTTTAACAAAAATAGCGAAAAGCTGCAAAGGGCAATAGATGAAGTGGCCTATATCTTAAGGAACTGA